A window of the Microbulbifer aggregans genome harbors these coding sequences:
- a CDS encoding spermidine synthase, protein MSLLFEEIDSQPSPLGEISLRRRRIPALGDRDIYEVKLGEEFLMSSMFVEAEEALSTLGLAAVKGDNLKVVVGGLGLGYTAVAALKDERISELLVVEALDTVIGWHRDELVPLGKILNADPRNRYVHGSFFDLATAPEAGFDPNSAGKKFDAILLDIDHSPTEYLNESNAGFYTTENLARMAEQLKPQGVFAMWSQNLPEERFEALLRTVFETVASHVVSFYNPFLNGESTNSVYVCVKGATIERKK, encoded by the coding sequence GTGTCATTATTGTTTGAAGAGATCGACAGCCAGCCCTCACCTCTGGGTGAAATTTCTCTACGCAGGCGACGGATACCCGCTCTTGGAGACCGGGATATCTATGAGGTCAAGCTGGGTGAAGAGTTTCTGATGTCGAGCATGTTCGTCGAAGCTGAAGAAGCGCTATCGACTCTAGGCTTGGCGGCAGTCAAAGGCGACAATCTGAAGGTTGTCGTTGGCGGCCTGGGTCTTGGCTATACCGCCGTGGCAGCATTGAAGGACGAACGCATTTCCGAGCTGCTGGTGGTAGAGGCCCTGGATACGGTCATTGGTTGGCATAGAGATGAACTGGTACCGCTGGGGAAGATCCTCAACGCAGATCCGCGTAATCGCTACGTGCACGGCAGTTTCTTCGATCTGGCTACAGCCCCGGAAGCCGGTTTTGACCCGAATAGCGCTGGCAAGAAGTTTGATGCCATTTTGCTGGATATCGACCACTCCCCCACCGAGTACCTGAACGAATCCAATGCGGGCTTTTATACCACCGAGAATCTGGCGCGCATGGCAGAGCAGTTAAAGCCCCAGGGTGTATTTGCCATGTGGTCGCAAAACTTACCGGAGGAAAGGTTTGAGGCTCTGCTGAGAACGGTCTTTGAGACTGTCGCATCCCATGTGGTTTCTTTTTATAACCCCTTCCTGAACGGTGAATCGACTAACTCGGTGTATGTGTGCGTAAAAGGCGCAACGATCGAACGTAAAAAATGA
- a CDS encoding nuclear transport factor 2 family protein, translated as MEAERKRQIEALCRCYLTSLESGDLPTLLSLFTEDATATSPISGKQPVPDFYSYVMQVTSNRSMPLKTIFVGASNPYQAAVHMVYTRTVKEGQPSTIECVDIFDLNEECTKFTGIRIIYDTAPVRSEFDLHK; from the coding sequence GTGGAGGCAGAGCGAAAACGACAAATAGAAGCGCTGTGTCGGTGCTACCTGACATCCCTGGAGAGTGGCGACCTCCCAACCCTGCTGTCGCTGTTTACTGAAGATGCCACCGCCACATCGCCGATTTCTGGCAAGCAGCCGGTTCCGGACTTCTATAGCTACGTCATGCAGGTGACCAGTAATCGCTCCATGCCACTGAAAACGATTTTCGTCGGTGCATCCAACCCATATCAGGCTGCGGTCCATATGGTGTATACCCGCACTGTGAAGGAAGGCCAACCTTCGACAATCGAGTGCGTGGATATTTTTGACCTCAATGAGGAATGCACCAAGTTCACCGGCATCAGGATTATCTACGATACCGCACCGGTCCGTTCAGAATTTGATCTCCACAAGTAA
- a CDS encoding ABC transporter transmembrane domain-containing protein, whose translation MSNSADPTMGTPIEQPTAQGSSSMSFAEMMAQLWQFIRPYKMVLFAAGVALVFTAGITLSIGQGIRILVDRGFMAGSSAALANAVLVLMALALLMAVGTYARHFLVSWLGERVVADLRKAVFDHIVTLHPSFFETNRSGEIMSRLTTDTTLLQHIIGTSFSMALRSALMFVGALVLLLFTNLKLSLMVLVGVPLVLLPIVLYGRRVRKLARASQDSIADVGSYAGEIIQHIKTVQSYTRENHEMRAFGREVETAFRVAKRRIRQRSLLITSVILLMFGAVSGLLWVGGNDMIAGRMSAGDLAAFVFYAMLMGSAVATISEVYSELQRATGATERLVDLLNVEADIPVSAGEPVSENMLRNAKAEVTFEAVEFSYPSRPDHAAIKGLSLVVEAGKSLALVGPSGAGKSTLLELLQRFYDPQGGRITLDGLDIREIDTGTLRRQLAVVPQQPALFTADVWYNIRYGRPDATDEEVIAAARAAHAHAFIQQLPDGYDSHLGEQGARLSGGQKQRLAIARAILKDPKILLLDEATSALDAESEHHVQKALETLMKGRTTIMIAHRLATVLHADSIAVLDQGQLVAQGSHQELIEISPLYKRLAELQFQEAAV comes from the coding sequence ATGTCAAACAGCGCAGACCCCACCATGGGTACGCCAATCGAACAGCCGACAGCCCAGGGCTCATCCTCGATGAGCTTTGCCGAGATGATGGCTCAGCTGTGGCAGTTTATTCGTCCTTACAAGATGGTGCTCTTCGCAGCAGGGGTGGCGCTGGTATTTACGGCGGGCATCACCCTGTCCATTGGTCAGGGCATCAGAATCCTGGTTGATCGCGGTTTCATGGCCGGTTCCAGCGCGGCGCTGGCTAATGCGGTACTGGTGCTGATGGCCCTCGCTCTGCTGATGGCGGTGGGCACCTACGCGCGTCATTTTCTGGTGTCCTGGTTGGGGGAGCGGGTGGTTGCGGATCTGCGTAAGGCGGTGTTCGACCATATCGTGACGCTACACCCCAGCTTTTTCGAGACCAACCGCAGTGGCGAGATCATGTCCCGACTCACCACTGATACCACCCTGTTGCAGCACATCATTGGTACCTCCTTTTCCATGGCGCTGCGCAGTGCGCTGATGTTTGTCGGTGCCCTGGTTCTGCTGCTGTTCACCAATCTCAAACTGAGCCTGATGGTGTTGGTGGGCGTGCCGCTGGTACTGCTCCCCATCGTGCTCTACGGCCGCCGGGTGCGGAAGCTGGCCAGGGCCAGCCAGGACTCGATTGCCGATGTGGGCAGCTACGCCGGTGAGATCATCCAGCATATCAAGACCGTACAGAGCTATACCCGCGAGAATCATGAGATGCGGGCCTTTGGTCGGGAAGTGGAAACCGCATTCCGGGTCGCTAAGCGGCGTATCCGCCAGCGCTCCCTGCTGATCACCTCCGTGATACTGCTGATGTTCGGCGCGGTCAGTGGCTTGCTGTGGGTGGGTGGTAACGACATGATTGCCGGACGCATGAGTGCCGGAGATCTGGCCGCGTTCGTCTTCTACGCCATGCTCATGGGTTCCGCGGTGGCCACCATTTCCGAAGTCTACAGTGAGCTGCAACGGGCGACCGGCGCCACCGAGCGGCTGGTGGACCTGCTCAATGTGGAGGCGGATATTCCCGTGAGTGCGGGGGAACCTGTATCCGAAAACATGCTCCGCAATGCCAAAGCCGAAGTCACCTTTGAGGCCGTAGAGTTCAGCTATCCCTCGCGACCAGACCACGCCGCAATCAAGGGGCTTAGCCTGGTGGTGGAGGCGGGTAAGAGCCTGGCCCTGGTCGGGCCTTCAGGCGCGGGCAAGTCCACACTGCTGGAACTATTGCAGCGCTTTTACGATCCGCAGGGCGGGCGAATTACATTGGATGGGTTGGATATCCGCGAGATAGATACCGGCACACTGCGGCGGCAGCTGGCTGTCGTGCCACAGCAGCCGGCCCTGTTTACCGCGGATGTCTGGTACAACATTCGCTACGGCCGGCCCGATGCCACCGATGAGGAAGTGATTGCTGCAGCCAGGGCCGCGCATGCCCATGCGTTTATCCAGCAACTACCGGATGGCTACGATAGCCATTTGGGCGAGCAGGGTGCCCGCCTGTCCGGCGGACAGAAGCAGCGGCTGGCCATCGCGCGCGCGATCCTGAAAGACCCAAAAATTCTGCTGCTGGATGAAGCGACAAGTGCACTGGATGCCGAGAGCGAACACCACGTGCAGAAGGCACTGGAAACGCTCATGAAGGGGCGCACAACAATCATGATTGCCCATCGGCTGGCGACAGTTCTACATGCAGACAGTATTGCGGTGCTGGATCAGGGGCAGTTAGTTGCACAGGGCAGCCACCAAGAGCTGATCGAAATTTCGCCCCTGTACAAGCGTTTGGCTGAGCTGCAATTTCAGGAAGCTGCGGTTTAG